A stretch of the Balaenoptera musculus isolate JJ_BM4_2016_0621 chromosome 18, mBalMus1.pri.v3, whole genome shotgun sequence genome encodes the following:
- the LOC118884041 gene encoding kinetochore-associated protein NSL1 homolog, producing MTPEWATDYEIGQKEKESVALSSPRDVESVAGTDDGASVLATSGKDFRVHCTSKRALTEMLELCGRLVQKLGDVLPEEIQEPVLRDVQWTFESAVQENVSINGQAWQEASDNYFMDSDIKVLEDQFDEIIVDIATKRKQYPRKILEHVIKIIKAKQEILKQYHPVVHSLDLKYDLDPTKDCPQRIWYPLRPKRISLHI from the coding sequence gAGTCGGTGGCCCTTTCTTCTCCGCGGGACGTGGAGAGTGTGGCCGGGACAGACGATGGGGCCTCCGTCCTTGCCACCTCCGGAAAAGACTTCCGAGTGCATTGCACCTCGAAGCGGGCCTTGACAGAAATGCTAGAACTTTGCGGCCGCTTAGTGCAAAAGCTGGGGGACGTGCTGCCAGAGGAGATTCAGGAGCCCGTGTTGCGAGATGTGCAGTGGACTTTTGAATCAGCTGTGCAAGAGAATGTCAGCATTAATGGGCAAGCATGGCAAGAAGCTTCAGACAATTACTTTATGGATTCTGATATCAAAGTCCTTGAAGACCAGTTTGATGAAATCATAGTCGATATAGCCACAAAACGTAAGCAGTATCCCAGAAAGATCCTTGAACATgtcatcaaaatcataaaagcaaaacaagaaatttTGAAGCAGTACCACCCTGTTGTACATTCATTGGACCTAAAATATGACCTTGATCCAACTAAAGACTGCCCCCAGAGAATATGGTATCCATTGCGGCCAAAGAGAATCAGTCTTCACATATAA